One Sphingomonas sp. KR3-1 DNA segment encodes these proteins:
- a CDS encoding alpha/beta fold hydrolase: MAPHRSLAALAALLLATISASNVAVAAPAPPGPQTNTEEVRIPSEPGVVLAGTLHLPARKGPYSILILQTGSGLQKRGSYLSLQQRLNDAGIATIDFDKRGTGQSTGIFTDTMQDMEADLAATIKWLRMRGDIDGKRIAILGHSQGAAAAPIVADRDGGLAAIVFLAGPVGESGTIFLDFMRDHLVESGHSADATNRVVSATRAWMEARRHGAPGTEIAQGRRAVVSAFVRAGFDPNAAEATTKTIDTAQVLSMYEAATGPALKRLRIPVLAVLAGRDQSPDANAAAATAALAENPDALVVQVPGAGHLFVYRPADAPPNVTPPGGRWLFPETLIAHWLIERLAPDGGNGAQR; encoded by the coding sequence ATGGCTCCCCATAGGTCCCTGGCCGCGCTTGCCGCTCTTCTCCTGGCGACCATCTCGGCAAGCAACGTCGCTGTTGCGGCGCCGGCCCCACCTGGACCGCAGACAAACACCGAGGAAGTACGCATCCCCTCCGAACCGGGCGTGGTCCTGGCGGGAACCCTGCACTTGCCGGCGCGGAAAGGCCCGTACTCCATTCTCATCCTGCAAACCGGCTCGGGCCTGCAGAAGCGCGGCTCCTACCTCTCGCTGCAGCAGCGGCTGAACGATGCGGGGATCGCCACGATCGATTTCGACAAGCGTGGCACCGGCCAGTCGACCGGCATTTTCACCGACACGATGCAGGATATGGAAGCCGATCTCGCCGCCACGATCAAATGGCTGCGCATGCGCGGGGACATCGATGGCAAGCGGATCGCGATCCTCGGCCATAGCCAGGGCGCCGCCGCCGCGCCGATCGTCGCCGACCGTGACGGCGGGCTGGCAGCGATCGTCTTCCTCGCAGGGCCGGTCGGAGAAAGCGGGACAATATTCCTCGACTTCATGCGCGACCATCTGGTCGAGAGCGGACACTCCGCGGACGCCACCAATCGGGTTGTGTCGGCAACCCGCGCCTGGATGGAGGCGCGCCGCCATGGAGCGCCGGGCACGGAAATTGCGCAAGGGCGCCGCGCTGTGGTCTCGGCATTCGTGCGGGCAGGTTTCGACCCGAATGCCGCCGAAGCCACGACCAAGACGATCGATACCGCGCAGGTCCTGTCGATGTACGAAGCCGCGACCGGGCCGGCATTGAAGCGTCTGCGCATCCCGGTTCTCGCCGTGCTTGCCGGCCGCGACCAATCGCCCGACGCCAACGCCGCAGCGGCGACGGCGGCGCTGGCGGAGAATCCCGACGCACTGGTGGTCCAGGTGCCTGGAGCCGGGCACCTCTTCGTCTATCGCCCGGCCGATGCGCCGCCCAATGTCACCCCGCCCGGCGGACGCTGGCTGTTCCCCGAGACCCTCATCGCGCATTGGCTCATCGAGCGGCTCGCGCCCGACGGCGGGAATGGCGCGCAGCGCTGA
- the rpsF gene encoding 30S ribosomal protein S6: MALYEHVFLARQDLAQAQVDALAEAATKIIEDNNGKVVKTETWGLRSLAYRIAKNRKAHYVMLEIDAPAGVVAELERQTQINEDVIRYMTVKVDAHEQGPSVIMRKGADRERGRGNRRDRDDAGGNTGFGGE, translated from the coding sequence ATGGCTCTGTACGAGCACGTGTTCCTTGCGCGCCAGGATCTGGCACAGGCGCAAGTGGACGCACTGGCGGAAGCCGCCACCAAGATCATCGAGGACAACAACGGCAAGGTCGTGAAGACCGAGACCTGGGGTCTTCGTTCGCTCGCCTATCGCATCGCTAAGAACCGCAAGGCGCATTACGTGATGCTCGAGATCGATGCCCCCGCGGGTGTCGTCGCCGAGCTCGAGCGCCAGACGCAGATCAACGAAGACGTGATCCGCTACATGACCGTCAAGGTTGACGCGCATGAGCAGGGTCCGTCGGTGATCATGCGCAAGGGCGCCGACCGCGAGCGCGGCCGTGGCAACCGTCGCGATCGCGACGATGCCGGCGGCAACACCGGTTTCGGCGGCGAATAA
- the rpsR gene encoding 30S ribosomal protein S18: MARPFFRRRKSCPFSAKDAPRIDYKDVRLLQGFVSERGKIVPSRITSVSAKKQRELAQAIKRARHLGLLPYIVK, encoded by the coding sequence ATGGCACGCCCGTTTTTCCGCCGTCGCAAGAGCTGCCCCTTCTCCGCGAAGGACGCGCCCCGGATCGACTATAAGGACGTCCGTCTGCTCCAGGGCTTCGTGTCCGAGCGCGGCAAGATCGTCCCGTCGCGCATCACTTCGGTGAGCGCCAAGAAGCAGCGCGAGCTGGCCCAGGCCATCAAGCGCGCCCGTCACCTGGGCCTGCTGCCCTACATCGTTAAGTAA
- the rplI gene encoding 50S ribosomal protein L9 encodes MEVILLERVEKLGHIGDVVKVKDGFARNYLLPNKKALRSNAANRKVFEANRARIEADNASRRSDAEKEAGTFNDVTVTLIRQASNVGHLYGSVAVRDLVDALVADGHKVNKAQIVLDKPIKAIGVYEVRVALHPEVAVTIKVNVARSPEEAEMQSQGVDVMSAMFEKDETGFVEDYDPNAEPGATAETREEAPAADAGETDEG; translated from the coding sequence ATGGAAGTCATTCTGCTGGAGCGCGTCGAGAAGCTCGGCCACATCGGCGACGTGGTGAAGGTCAAGGACGGGTTCGCCCGTAACTACCTGCTCCCGAACAAGAAGGCGCTTCGCTCGAACGCCGCCAATCGCAAGGTCTTCGAGGCCAACCGCGCGCGCATCGAAGCCGACAACGCTTCGCGCCGCTCGGACGCCGAGAAGGAAGCCGGCACGTTCAACGACGTGACCGTCACCCTGATCCGCCAGGCCTCGAACGTCGGCCATCTGTACGGCTCGGTCGCAGTGCGCGATCTGGTCGACGCGCTGGTCGCCGACGGCCACAAGGTCAACAAGGCGCAGATCGTCCTCGACAAGCCGATCAAGGCGATCGGCGTGTACGAAGTCCGCGTCGCGCTTCACCCCGAAGTGGCGGTGACCATCAAGGTCAACGTCGCTCGCTCGCCGGAAGAGGCCGAGATGCAGTCGCAGGGCGTCGACGTGATGAGCGCGATGTTCGAGAAGGACGAGACCGGCTTCGTCGAGGATTACGATCCCAACGCCGAGCCGGGCGCGACCGCCGAAACGCGTGAGGAGGCTCCGGCCGCCGACGCAGGCGAGACCGACGAGGGCTGA
- a CDS encoding CAP domain-containing protein yields MRTSEGTSAVDEAIRFLERQAPLPPMAPAALLAQAAGDHVREQGPRGGTGHISADGANSSMRVQRRGGGTYVAEVITYGPPSAVEVVRQLIVDDAVPGRGHRKALFAAEMRYAGVACEPHKEYRVMCVADLGRTVNGAY; encoded by the coding sequence CTGCGGACCAGCGAGGGGACCAGCGCGGTGGACGAGGCGATCCGTTTCCTCGAGCGCCAGGCGCCGCTGCCGCCGATGGCGCCGGCCGCGCTGCTCGCCCAGGCAGCCGGCGACCATGTTCGCGAGCAGGGGCCGCGCGGGGGCACCGGGCACATCTCCGCCGACGGCGCCAATTCGAGCATGCGCGTGCAGCGGCGCGGCGGCGGCACCTATGTGGCCGAGGTGATCACCTATGGCCCGCCGAGCGCGGTGGAAGTGGTGCGCCAGCTGATCGTCGACGATGCGGTGCCTGGCCGCGGGCATCGCAAGGCGCTGTTCGCCGCCGAGATGCGCTATGCCGGCGTCGCCTGCGAGCCACACAAGGAATACCGGGTGATGTGCGTCGCCGATCTCGGCCGCACGGTTAACGGCGCCTACTGA
- a CDS encoding CAP domain-containing protein — MIAKDRWFAALSACAMFVTNAAHAGERATDVSRLERDVLTEINYARQHPHEYAETLREYRRYFDGRVLFLPGDRNGVITNEGMDAVDEAIDFLEHQEPLAPLGRGELLVLAAQDHADDQGSFGGSGHVSRDGATPGDRVKRRGGDVYVGEGIWYGSGDAGAVVRSLIVDDGVRSRGHRALLFQSDFRFAGVGCGAHRRFGNICVVDFSGTADGSPVLPAWAKARGGQIFRMPAKR; from the coding sequence ATGATTGCCAAGGACCGCTGGTTCGCCGCGCTGAGCGCGTGCGCGATGTTCGTCACGAATGCCGCCCACGCCGGCGAGCGCGCCACCGACGTCTCGCGCCTCGAGCGCGACGTGCTCACCGAGATCAACTATGCCCGCCAGCATCCGCACGAATATGCCGAGACGCTGCGCGAATATCGCCGCTATTTCGACGGCCGCGTGCTGTTCCTGCCGGGCGACCGCAACGGCGTGATCACCAATGAGGGCATGGACGCAGTGGACGAGGCGATCGACTTCCTCGAGCACCAGGAACCGCTGGCGCCGCTCGGCCGCGGCGAATTGCTCGTGCTGGCGGCGCAGGACCATGCCGACGACCAGGGCTCGTTCGGCGGCTCGGGCCATGTCTCACGCGATGGCGCGACGCCCGGCGACCGCGTGAAGCGGCGCGGCGGCGACGTCTATGTCGGCGAGGGCATCTGGTATGGCAGCGGCGATGCCGGCGCGGTGGTGCGCAGCCTGATCGTCGACGACGGCGTGCGCTCGCGCGGCCACCGGGCGCTGCTGTTCCAGAGCGACTTCCGCTTCGCCGGAGTCGGCTGCGGCGCGCATCGCCGCTTCGGCAATATCTGTGTGGTTGATTTCAGCGGCACCGCCGACGGCTCGCCGGTGCTCCCCGCCTGGGCCAAGGCGCGCGGCGGCCAGATCTTCCGGATGCCGGCCAAGCGCTGA
- the mutL gene encoding DNA mismatch repair endonuclease MutL, which yields MSIRRLPEHLVNRIAAGEVVERPASALKELVENAIDAGATRIAVKLAGGGTDLIEVTDDGCGMSPPEMALALERHATSKLPDDEIDQVSTLGFRGEALPSIASVARMTLESRVRGAEGWSRVVDNGALISEGPAALPPGTRVRVEQLFGRVPARRKFLRSARAEYAASLDVMKRLAMARPDIAFSVEHDGRKALQVQGGETGPERVAVLTDRALAENSVAIDFEREGLVLGGVAGLPTFNRGVADHQYLFVNGRPVKDRLLIGALRGAYAEMLARDRHPVVALFLQVPADQVDVNVHPAKTEVRFRDPALVRGMIVSGLRRALDEAGHRSVQRPSEAALGMWTSEPAAPPAPQLWDAEPAYAPASQPHYNYASVQDRRPSFSAPPPLARAEPAIQPVPHSVRHPLGVARGQVAKTYIVAEAEDGLVLVDQHAAHERLVLERMRRAMAEGGVASQGLLVPEVVELDEPGCDRLEARASELSEFGLDLERFGPRAMLVRAVPAALGKGDVHALVTDLADELASFDEALSLKEKLDHVAATMACHGSVRAGRVLSVAEMNALLREMEVTPHSGQCNHGRPTWVKLAHGDIEKLFGRK from the coding sequence ATGTCAATACGCCGTCTGCCCGAACATCTTGTCAACCGAATTGCAGCGGGAGAAGTGGTCGAACGCCCTGCCAGCGCGCTGAAAGAACTGGTCGAAAACGCAATCGACGCGGGCGCCACGCGCATCGCCGTGAAACTGGCCGGCGGCGGCACCGATCTGATCGAAGTGACCGACGATGGCTGCGGCATGTCGCCGCCCGAAATGGCGCTCGCGCTGGAGCGCCACGCCACCTCCAAGCTCCCCGATGACGAGATCGACCAGGTCTCGACGCTCGGCTTCCGCGGCGAGGCCTTGCCCTCGATCGCCAGCGTCGCGCGGATGACGCTCGAAAGCCGCGTGCGCGGCGCCGAGGGATGGAGCCGCGTCGTCGACAATGGCGCGCTGATCTCCGAAGGCCCCGCGGCGCTGCCGCCGGGCACCCGCGTGCGAGTCGAGCAGCTGTTCGGCCGCGTGCCGGCGCGCCGCAAGTTCCTGCGCTCGGCCCGCGCCGAATATGCCGCCAGCCTCGACGTGATGAAGCGGCTCGCGATGGCGCGGCCAGACATCGCCTTCTCGGTCGAGCATGACGGGCGCAAGGCGCTCCAGGTCCAGGGCGGCGAGACCGGGCCCGAGCGCGTCGCCGTCCTCACCGACCGCGCGCTTGCCGAAAACAGCGTCGCGATCGATTTCGAGCGCGAGGGGCTTGTGCTCGGCGGCGTGGCCGGGCTGCCGACCTTCAATCGCGGCGTGGCCGATCACCAATATCTCTTCGTCAACGGCCGCCCGGTGAAGGATCGGTTGCTCATCGGCGCGCTCCGCGGCGCCTATGCCGAGATGCTGGCGCGCGACCGGCATCCGGTGGTGGCGCTGTTCCTCCAGGTCCCCGCCGACCAGGTCGACGTCAACGTCCACCCCGCCAAGACCGAGGTCCGCTTCCGCGACCCCGCGCTGGTCCGCGGCATGATCGTATCGGGGCTCCGCCGCGCGCTCGACGAAGCCGGCCACCGCAGCGTCCAGCGCCCGAGCGAGGCGGCGCTGGGGATGTGGACGAGCGAGCCGGCCGCGCCGCCAGCCCCGCAGCTCTGGGACGCCGAGCCTGCCTACGCTCCCGCGTCGCAGCCACATTATAATTATGCCAGCGTCCAGGACCGCCGGCCGAGCTTCAGCGCGCCGCCGCCGCTCGCCCGTGCCGAGCCCGCGATCCAGCCCGTCCCGCACAGCGTCCGGCACCCGCTAGGCGTCGCCCGCGGCCAGGTCGCCAAGACCTATATTGTCGCCGAGGCCGAGGATGGCCTCGTCCTGGTCGACCAGCACGCCGCGCACGAGCGCCTCGTGCTCGAGCGGATGCGCCGCGCCATGGCGGAAGGCGGTGTCGCGTCGCAGGGCCTGCTCGTCCCCGAAGTCGTGGAGCTCGACGAGCCCGGCTGCGACCGGCTCGAGGCCCGTGCGAGCGAGCTATCGGAGTTCGGCCTCGATCTCGAGCGCTTCGGCCCGCGCGCGATGCTCGTCCGTGCCGTCCCCGCCGCGCTGGGGAAGGGCGACGTCCACGCGCTGGTCACCGACCTTGCCGACGAGCTCGCCAGCTTCGACGAAGCGCTCAGCCTTAAGGAAAAGCTCGATCATGTCGCCGCCACCATGGCCTGCCACGGCTCGGTGCGCGCGGGGCGGGTGCTCTCGGTCGCCGAGATGAACGCATTGCTCCGCGAGATGGAAGTCACCCCCCACTCCGGCCAGTGCAACCATGGCCGTCCGACCTGGGTGAAGCTGGCGCACGGCGATATCGAGAAGCTGTTCGGGCGGAAGTGA
- a CDS encoding rod shape-determining protein, whose product MAFSRFFNFMSHDMAIDLGTANTVVYLRGRGVVLNEPSVVAVETLNGVKRVKAVGDDAKLMMGKTPGSIEAIRPLRDGVIADIDIAEEMIKHFIRKVHGQRRFMRWPQIVICVPSGSTSVERRAIRDAASNAGASQVWLIEEPMAAAIGADMPVTEPIGSMVVDIGGGTTEVAVLSLRGLAYSTSVRVGGDKMDESIVSYVRRNHNLLIGEATAERIKQEVGVAKPPADGIGQTIHIKGRDLVNGVPKEIQINQGQIAEALSEPVGTIVEGVRIALENTAPELAADIVDQGIVLTGGGALLQGIDEVLRDETGLPVTIAEDPLTCVALGTGRALEDPVFRGVLISV is encoded by the coding sequence ATGGCATTTTCCCGCTTTTTCAATTTCATGTCCCACGACATGGCGATCGACCTCGGCACTGCGAACACCGTGGTGTACCTTCGCGGTCGCGGCGTCGTGCTCAACGAACCGTCGGTAGTGGCGGTCGAGACTCTGAACGGCGTCAAGCGCGTGAAGGCAGTTGGTGACGACGCCAAGCTGATGATGGGCAAGACCCCGGGCAGCATCGAGGCGATCCGCCCGCTGCGCGACGGCGTGATCGCCGACATCGACATCGCCGAAGAGATGATCAAGCACTTCATCCGCAAGGTGCACGGCCAGCGGCGCTTCATGCGCTGGCCGCAGATCGTGATCTGCGTGCCTTCGGGCTCCACCTCGGTCGAGCGCCGCGCGATCCGCGATGCCGCGTCGAACGCCGGCGCCTCGCAGGTGTGGCTGATCGAGGAGCCGATGGCGGCCGCGATCGGCGCCGACATGCCGGTGACCGAGCCGATCGGCTCGATGGTCGTCGATATCGGCGGCGGCACCACCGAAGTCGCAGTGCTCTCGCTGCGCGGCCTCGCCTATTCCACCTCGGTGCGCGTCGGCGGCGACAAGATGGACGAGTCGATCGTCTCCTATGTCCGCCGCAACCACAATCTGCTGATCGGCGAAGCCACGGCCGAGCGCATCAAGCAGGAAGTCGGCGTCGCCAAGCCGCCGGCGGACGGCATCGGCCAGACGATCCACATCAAGGGTCGCGACCTGGTCAACGGCGTGCCCAAGGAAATCCAGATCAACCAGGGCCAGATCGCCGAGGCGCTGTCGGAGCCGGTCGGCACGATCGTCGAGGGCGTGCGCATCGCGCTCGAGAACACCGCGCCGGAGCTGGCCGCGGACATCGTCGACCAGGGCATCGTGCTCACCGGCGGCGGCGCGCTGCTCCAGGGCATCGACGAAGTGCTGCGCGACGAGACCGGCCTGCCGGTCACGATCGCCGAGGATCCGCTGACCTGCGTGGCGCTCGGCACTGGCCGTGCGCTCGAGGATCCGGTGTTCCGCGGCGTGCTCATCTCGGTCTAA
- the mreC gene encoding rod shape-determining protein MreC produces MAPPRNRRPGFSRRAQYGLFLGYVGLVGGMLVAAGLLLLSIFNPPAFGAVRGFFSEITTPIASGFSWVRGGVAGVPGGVSSYVNVRSENARLKKQIADNQLLVERARTLNQENRHLRDMLKLRDVSTDAVVVARLVASSMTSTRRYATLNAGNWQGVKSGQPVRQPDGLIGQVIETSPNTARVLLIVDSESIVPVRRTRDGLPAIATGRGDGLLDIRSASVATMIFQPGDSFVTSGTGGIFPPNIPVARVIRTSRDIAVAAPSANPDALDFALVQATFLPDPTPTPTPTPTPKAKPKAEDQ; encoded by the coding sequence ATGGCGCCGCCACGCAACCGGCGCCCGGGGTTTTCGCGACGGGCGCAATACGGGCTCTTCCTCGGTTATGTGGGCCTGGTCGGCGGCATGCTGGTCGCGGCCGGCCTGCTGCTGCTGTCGATCTTCAACCCGCCCGCGTTCGGCGCGGTGCGCGGCTTCTTCAGCGAGATCACCACCCCGATCGCATCGGGCTTCAGTTGGGTTCGCGGCGGCGTCGCCGGGGTGCCGGGCGGGGTCTCCTCCTATGTGAACGTGCGCAGCGAGAATGCGCGGCTGAAGAAGCAGATCGCCGACAATCAGCTGCTGGTCGAGCGCGCACGCACGCTCAACCAGGAAAACCGCCACCTGCGCGACATGCTGAAGCTGCGCGACGTCTCCACCGACGCCGTGGTGGTGGCGCGGCTCGTCGCCAGCTCGATGACCAGCACGCGGCGCTATGCCACGCTCAACGCCGGCAACTGGCAGGGCGTGAAGAGCGGGCAGCCCGTGCGCCAGCCCGACGGGCTGATCGGCCAGGTGATCGAGACCAGCCCCAACACCGCGCGCGTGCTGCTGATCGTCGATTCGGAGAGCATCGTGCCGGTGCGTCGCACGCGCGACGGCCTGCCCGCGATCGCCACCGGCCGCGGCGACGGGCTGCTCGACATCCGCTCGGCCAGCGTGGCGACGATGATCTTCCAGCCGGGCGACAGCTTCGTCACCTCGGGCACCGGCGGCATCTTTCCGCCGAACATCCCGGTGGCCCGCGTCATCCGCACCTCGCGCGATATCGCGGTGGCCGCGCCCTCGGCCAATCCCGACGCGCTCGACTTCGCGCTGGTCCAGGCGACCTTCCTGCCAGATCCGACGCCGACCCCCACTCCTACCCCGACCCCCAAGGCAAAGCCCAAGGCCGAGGATCAATAG
- the mreD gene encoding rod shape-determining protein MreD produces the protein MADFIPLGRTEKMPRSLWLAPLSVVLGSLVTLLPVIVTVPVLPPFGLLMLLSWRLLRGDSMKVWMPVPLGFVDDMFSGQPLGSAMLLWSAAMLMIDVLDTRLVWRDFWQDWLLASGAIGFVLIGGRLVATPFGAHVDTALLLQIIVSAALFPVVARFCAWLDRDKKRT, from the coding sequence GTGGCCGACTTCATCCCCCTGGGCCGCACCGAGAAGATGCCGCGCAGCCTGTGGTTGGCGCCGCTCTCGGTGGTGCTGGGGTCGCTGGTGACGCTGCTGCCGGTGATTGTCACCGTGCCGGTACTGCCCCCCTTCGGGCTGCTGATGCTGCTTTCCTGGCGGCTGCTGCGCGGCGATTCGATGAAAGTGTGGATGCCGGTGCCGCTCGGCTTCGTCGACGACATGTTCAGCGGCCAGCCGCTGGGCAGCGCGATGCTGCTCTGGTCGGCCGCGATGCTGATGATCGACGTGCTCGACACCCGGCTGGTGTGGCGCGACTTCTGGCAGGACTGGCTGCTCGCCAGCGGCGCGATCGGCTTCGTGCTGATCGGCGGCCGGCTGGTCGCGACTCCCTTCGGCGCGCATGTCGATACCGCGCTGCTGCTCCAGATCATCGTCTCGGCCGCGCTTTTTCCTGTGGTTGCGCGCTTCTGCGCATGGCTGGACCGGGATAAGAAACGAACCTGA
- the mrdA gene encoding penicillin-binding protein 2 encodes MARITEAAQAYSFSRRALVLGGIQGAAALVLAGRMTWLAVFENERYRLTAESNRVRLTLTPPRRGWIVDRSGIPIANNRTAFRVDLIPDRMEEKEKTLGMLQQILSLTEEDMERIHTDLKRASGFQPVQVSDSLDWERFAAVSVRVPEMPGVQPTRGFSRNYPLSAGVAHLVGYVGTASVEQYRKEKDPLLVAPGFKLGKDGLEKTLEDRLRGTPGAKRVEVTAHGRLVKELATRPDQPGETVKLTIDALLQEYVARRLGTNSGSAVVIDVSNGDILAMVSMPAYDPNSFSDGISRNEWKMLSEDDHVPLMNKVLQGLYPPGSTVKPMNGLALMHAGVDPHARVVCSGAMRVGNGVFHCHKKSGHGPLDLKNAIMQSCDIYFYEMVRRVGYDAVAPIARSMGLGQKFDLPFSTQRFGTVPDSAWKLKRYKQAWSVADSLNASIGQGYVLANPLQLAVMASRLASGKVLVPRLIADAPFQQPEPLAATPEQLAIIRDAMFGVINSGGTGGAARIQVPGLTMAGKTGTAQVRRITMAERASGVLKNASLPFKLRDHALLVCFAPADNPKYAAGIVLEHNGHTIRNLDTPMIGRDIMTFLFDRKVAMDSLHREEPTWGGDYRTRMAEQSTTFVAAQAAPPPEAPEDAAEAASNVAAEAANATTSNTIDSSAAERGSVEAE; translated from the coding sequence ATGGCCCGGATCACCGAAGCAGCGCAGGCCTATAGTTTTTCCCGCCGCGCGCTGGTGCTCGGCGGCATCCAGGGCGCGGCCGCGCTCGTCCTGGCCGGGCGGATGACCTGGCTCGCCGTGTTCGAGAACGAGCGCTACCGGCTGACCGCCGAGAGCAACCGCGTGCGGCTGACGCTCACTCCGCCGCGCCGCGGCTGGATCGTCGATCGCAGCGGCATCCCGATCGCCAACAACCGCACCGCCTTCCGCGTCGACCTGATCCCCGATCGGATGGAGGAAAAGGAAAAGACGCTGGGCATGCTCCAGCAGATCCTGAGCCTCACCGAAGAGGACATGGAGCGGATCCACACCGACCTGAAGCGCGCATCGGGCTTCCAGCCGGTGCAGGTCTCCGACAGCCTCGACTGGGAGCGCTTCGCCGCGGTGAGCGTGCGCGTGCCCGAAATGCCGGGCGTGCAACCCACCCGCGGCTTCTCGCGCAACTATCCGCTCTCGGCGGGCGTCGCGCACCTGGTCGGCTATGTCGGCACCGCCTCGGTCGAGCAGTACCGCAAGGAAAAGGACCCGCTGCTCGTCGCCCCCGGCTTCAAGCTGGGCAAGGACGGGTTGGAGAAGACGCTGGAGGATCGCCTCCGCGGCACGCCAGGCGCCAAGCGGGTGGAAGTCACCGCGCATGGCCGGCTGGTCAAGGAGCTCGCCACGCGGCCCGACCAGCCGGGCGAGACGGTGAAGCTGACGATCGACGCGCTACTCCAGGAATATGTCGCGCGGCGACTGGGCACCAATTCGGGCTCGGCGGTGGTGATCGACGTGTCGAATGGCGACATCCTGGCGATGGTCTCGATGCCGGCCTATGATCCCAACAGCTTCTCCGACGGCATCAGCCGCAACGAATGGAAGATGCTGAGCGAGGACGACCACGTGCCCTTGATGAACAAGGTGCTGCAGGGTCTCTATCCACCGGGCTCGACGGTGAAGCCGATGAACGGTCTGGCGCTGATGCATGCCGGAGTCGATCCGCATGCGCGCGTGGTCTGCTCGGGCGCGATGCGCGTCGGCAATGGCGTGTTCCACTGCCACAAGAAGAGCGGCCACGGCCCGCTCGACCTCAAGAACGCGATCATGCAGAGCTGCGACATCTATTTCTACGAGATGGTGCGCCGCGTGGGCTATGACGCGGTGGCGCCGATCGCGCGATCGATGGGGCTCGGCCAGAAGTTCGACCTGCCCTTCTCCACCCAGCGCTTCGGCACCGTGCCCGACAGCGCCTGGAAGCTGAAGCGCTACAAGCAGGCGTGGAGCGTGGCGGATTCGCTCAACGCCTCGATCGGCCAGGGCTATGTGCTGGCCAACCCGCTGCAGCTGGCGGTGATGGCGAGCCGGCTGGCCTCGGGCAAGGTGCTGGTGCCGCGGCTGATCGCCGACGCGCCGTTCCAGCAGCCCGAGCCGCTCGCCGCGACGCCCGAGCAGCTCGCGATCATCCGCGATGCGATGTTCGGCGTGATCAATTCGGGCGGTACCGGCGGCGCCGCGCGAATCCAGGTCCCCGGGCTGACGATGGCGGGCAAGACCGGCACCGCGCAGGTGCGCCGCATCACCATGGCGGAGCGCGCCTCGGGCGTGCTCAAGAACGCCTCGCTGCCGTTCAAGCTGCGCGACCACGCGCTGCTGGTGTGCTTCGCGCCGGCGGACAATCCGAAATACGCCGCCGGCATCGTACTCGAGCATAACGGCCACACGATCCGCAACCTCGATACGCCGATGATCGGGCGCGACATCATGACCTTCCTGTTCGATCGCAAGGTGGCGATGGACTCGCTCCACCGCGAGGAGCCGACCTGGGGCGGCGATTACCGCACCCGGATGGCCGAGCAGTCCACAACCTTCGTCGCGGCACAGGCGGCCCCGCCACCCGAAGCGCCCGAGGATGCGGCCGAGGCGGCGAGCAACGTCGCCGCCGAGGCGGCCAACGCCACGACCAGCAACACGATCGACAGCAGCGCAGCCGAACGCGGCAGCGTGGAGGCAGAGTAA